GTGAATATCTGATGTTTCTAGAATTCGTAAGTTAACCGTACTCTCCCCAGTTTGCTCATCCGCATGAGCTGTTGCTGGCAATACTTGCGGCGCTATAACACCAATAGCAAGAGTTGCTCCAGCTAGCATTTTTTTTGACTTTTTCACAAAAAATCCCCCTTATACAATTACCCAAAATAATGAAATGAATCCATCTCTAATCACATACCTTTTTTCTTCTATTGGAGATAAGATTTTCATTTCATCCTGCGCTAATGAGTAGTCCTCTTAAACGCTCGATTGGTGAGATTTTACTCATCGGGAAATATAGCCCTACTAATTAAAATTTCACCTTATCTGACATTATCATATATAATGTACTTTCATATCGTCAATATTTTTTGACATACTTCTACAAATTTTCTGTAAAGTTGTTGTAAACTTTTCATAAACATATAATATGCCCTTACATTGTTAATATTGCTGAATATGATACAATTACCAATTACAAGGAGGATGAATTTATGAAAAAAGTCATCTTAACAATTGTTTGTCTCCTCCTTCTAATCATTTCTTATTCTTATTTCGAAAAGAACGATGAGACAAAACAAAATGAACCTGAAGAAAAAACAGAAAAAACATCTACTCCAAATTGGATTGATAAGCAAACAAACGATTCTTTCTATCATCTCGTACTAGGTGATTCGCTCGCCAAAGGATATGGATCGACGCAAGGCGGATTTGCTGAATTAGCCTCTAAACAAATAGAAGCACAAATTCATAAACCCATTACAGTAGAAAATCTTGGGATAAACGGCCTTACAACAGATCGTCTCGCTAAAAAAATTCAATCAGAAGATGTAAAGCAAAAAATTAGATCAGCAAATATCATTACAATTAATATTGGAGGAAATAATTTATTTCGTTTAAATCGAGATGTTGGTGTTATAGATGGTATTAAAATGTTAAAT
This Bacillus paramycoides DNA region includes the following protein-coding sequences:
- a CDS encoding GDSL-type esterase/lipase family protein, yielding MKKVILTIVCLLLLIISYSYFEKNDETKQNEPEEKTEKTSTPNWIDKQTNDSFYHLVLGDSLAKGYGSTQGGFAELASKQIEAQIHKPITVENLGINGLTTDRLAKKIQSEDVKQKIRSANIITINIGGNNLFRLNRDVGVIDGIKMLNKEKAHFEADVKNIVKTVRDQNPDALLILSELYNPLQLDDSIASYADMFLDGWNESVYSIAKANQPSIVLPIRKLISNDKKELLFDQVHPNDKGYTIIADSFTKKVLAYKY